ACAGGTGCAACCTCCGCTGCGAGATGTGCTTCAAGCAGTACTGGGAGGACCCCGAGGGGGATATGGACTGGGAACTCTTCATGAAGATTCTAGACGATGCGGAGGAGCTTCCTGAGCTGGAGATGATATACTTCGGAGGAATAGGCGAGCCCACGGTTCATCCGAGGTTCATGGACATGGCCAAGGAGGTCAAGAGGAGAGGATTTGCGCTGGGAATAAGCACCAACGGCTTTCTTCTCACCGACAAACGCATAGAGGAGCTCGTTGAGCTCGGCCTCGATCTGATATACTTCTCGGTGGACTCCGTGCCCACCCAACCGGTGGATATAGGGCACATAAAGCCAGACGTTACGGGTTCCAGGATCAGGAAGATCCAGGAGGTCAAGAAGAAGCTCGGAAGCGACGTCCCGCACATAGGGGTCGAGGTGGTGGTCACCAAGGAGAACTACGCCGAGCTCATAGACATAGTACACTACGTGGGGTCGCTGGGCGTGGACACCGTCCTCATCTCAAACCTGATTCCAATAACGAAGGAGCACGCGAAGCTGATAGTCTACGACGGAAGCGTTGACATGAAGCCGATAGTAGACAAGCTCGAGGCCGTGTACCACGGCTACATCTACAAGCTCGCGGAGTTCTCCCTGAGGACGGAGAGGCACTGCGAGTTCGTGGAGAAGAACGTGGCCGTCATACGCTGGGACGGCGAGGTCGCCCCGTGCTACCGCTTCCTGCACACATACCCGGAGATAGTCTTCGGAAGGGAGAAGAGGGTAATAGCGTACTCATTTGGGAACGTTAAGGAGAAGAGCCTCAAGGAGATATGGACCAGCAGGGATTACTCCTGGTTCCGCTTCGTCGTCAAGAATTCGCTGTATCCAAGCTGCGCGGATTGTCCGCTCAACGAGTCCTGTTCCTTCGTGTGGGATACTGAGTCAGACTGCTGGAGCAACAAGCCGAGCTGCGCCGACTGCCTCTGGGCGAGGCGCATAGTGCTCTGCCCGATACCCGAAAAAGGCATGAAAGGATATTGGTGAAGTTAAATCCATACTTTTATCAACATTTTTTCAGCAGGCCTCAAAATTTTTAAGTTCGAAAAAACTCTCCTCGATGTTTGTTAAACTAATGTGCTTACCATAGCATCAATGTTGCATTCTTTTGCTTTCGTCAAATTTATTAGCATCAATGTACAAAAATGCTTCCAAGAACTGCTGGAGGCTTCGAAATATGTTTGCGTATTGGGGAAAAATTTTGAGAGTGAACTTGACGAACGGAACCATTAAGGAAGAGCACTTTGACGAGGAGTTCGCGAAGAAGTGGCTGGGCACGAGAGGTTTCGGCATTTACTACCTCCTCAAGGAGATGGACGCCACCGCGGACCCGCTGAGCCCGGAGAATAAGATTATATACGCCACCGGCCCGCTGACTGGCACAACCGCGCCCACCGGCGGAAGGTACATGGTTATCACCA
The Thermococcus radiotolerans genome window above contains:
- a CDS encoding tungsten cofactor oxidoreductase radical SAM maturase — translated: MEKDAHRFELNGAFVLIPKKPDLKYLYIEITNRCNLRCEMCFKQYWEDPEGDMDWELFMKILDDAEELPELEMIYFGGIGEPTVHPRFMDMAKEVKRRGFALGISTNGFLLTDKRIEELVELGLDLIYFSVDSVPTQPVDIGHIKPDVTGSRIRKIQEVKKKLGSDVPHIGVEVVVTKENYAELIDIVHYVGSLGVDTVLISNLIPITKEHAKLIVYDGSVDMKPIVDKLEAVYHGYIYKLAEFSLRTERHCEFVEKNVAVIRWDGEVAPCYRFLHTYPEIVFGREKRVIAYSFGNVKEKSLKEIWTSRDYSWFRFVVKNSLYPSCADCPLNESCSFVWDTESDCWSNKPSCADCLWARRIVLCPIPEKGMKGYW